From Brassica oleracea var. oleracea cultivar TO1000 chromosome C3, BOL, whole genome shotgun sequence, a single genomic window includes:
- the LOC106330473 gene encoding uncharacterized protein LOC106330473 encodes MIRKPAASRSRNMTYPFDCVQMANRGTGDDGRGRIWGEGMDWTCGELGYRSDQEDGNGISEMFGHDRTPLQRTRSFPVYGNRTRVRKDSLASIGPSHNWDRRHQHDQSVQSHPRPDQSDQLGHISRFCPKNQRNNPWSNQQGYSSLRMEDVTCFFCGRKGHYASSCPNKPIPATPLAIRAPPSRPAIEPAPKKQNLGGRVYALGVENPDNAGPSSGPITGTIHVAGKPTHVLFDSGATHSFVTPEVAARFWDCFVVDRINVAVLTPADRTLQADQCIKNVPLVIQGKEFVADLLVVPLKGYEVILGMDWLSGYRVQIDCGKGRLLFGRGKRPEMVYYGISPSMTVSLVAAMRVQDLFQDGEVYLVTLSVSGGATNDEVKVEDIEVVQEFEDIFAPLKELPPPRSSPFTINLEPEAKPIAKAPYRMAPAELAELKKQLEDLLEKGFIRSSSSPWGAPVLFVKEKDGSMRLCIDYRGINNITIKDKYPLPRIDELLDQLKGASWFSKIDLASGYHQIPIAKSDIMKMAFRTRNGQYEIVVMPFGLTNAPAVFMRLMNEVFHDYLDKFVIIFIDDILVFIGPYKIIGKVGEVAYRLDLPEDMRLHPVFQVSMLRKHIRDPSIVEPERQEELRTNLTYPEGPIRLGERRIRKLKNREIAQVQVFWGRQNRIHVTWEDEERFKTDHPEFFREDAVMEEGGPSEP; translated from the exons ATGATTAGGAAACCAGCCGCTTCCCGTAGTAGGAATATGACTTACCCTTTTGATTGTGTGCAGATGGCTAATCGCGGGACAGGTGATGATGGACGAGGTCGGATATGGGGAGAGGGTATGGATTGGACATGCGGAGAATTGGGTTACAGATCAGATCAGGAGGATGGAAATGGCATCAGTGAGATGTTTGGACACGATAGGACCCCTCTGCAGAGAACAAGATCTTTTCCTGTGTACGGTAACAGGACTAGAGTGAGGAAAGACAGTTTGGCGAGCATTGGCCCAAGTCATAATTGGGACCGGAGACATCAACATGATCAATCCGTTCAATCACACCCAAGGCCAGATCAGAGTGATCAGCTGGGACATATTTCGAGGTTTTGTCCCAAAAATCAGCGGAATAACCCATGGAGTAACCAGCAGGGTTATTCATCGCTGAGGATGGAAGATGTTACTTGTTTCTTTTGTGGAAGGAAGGGCCATTATGCATCGTCATGTCCAAACAAGCCAATCCCTGCGACCCCTCTCGCGATCCGAGCTCCTCCTAGCCGTCCAGCTATTGAGCCAGCACCAAAGAAGCAAAACCTAGGAGGTAGAGTTTATGCCTTAGGTGTAGAAAACCCAGACAATGCAGGACCGTCAAGCGGTCCCATCACAG GAACCATACATGTTGCTGGTAAACCCACACATGTATTGTTCGACTCGGGGGCAACACATAGTTTTGTGACCCCTGAAGTAGCTGCCCGGTTTTGGGATTGTTTTGTGGTTGACAGGATAAACGTGGCCGTCTTGACCCCCGCAGACCGAACCCTTCAAGCAGATCAGTGTATCAAGAATGTTCCATTGGTCATTCAAGGCAAAGAGTTTGTGGCAGATTTGTTAGTCGTGCCTTTGAAAGGGTACGAAGTAATCCTTGGAATGGATTGGTTATCGGGCTACAGAGTTCAGATCGACTGTGGAAAGGGAAGGTTGTTGTTTGGCAGAGGCAAACGACCAGAGATGGTGTACTATGGAATCAGTCCTAGTATGACCGTGTCTTTGGTAGCAGCAATGAGAGTACAAGATTTGTTTCAAGATGGGGAAGTATATTTGGTGACCTTATCGGTTAGTGGAGGAGCCACTAATGATGAAGTTAAGGTCGAAGACATAGAAGTGGTCCAAGAGTTCGAGGATATCTTTGCACCACTAAAGGAATTACCTCCACCTCGGAGTAGTCCCTTTACGATCAATTTGGAGCCTGAAGCAAAACCTATAGCTAAGGCACCATATCGGATGGCACCTGCGGAGTTGGCTGAATTAAAGAAGCAATTGGAAGATCTATTGGAAAAGGGATTCATTCGATCAAGCTCTTCACCTTGGGGAGCTCCTGTGCTATTTGTGAAGGAAAAGGACGGAAGCATGAGGTTGTGTATCGATTATCGTGGTATCAACAACATCACGATAAAAGATAAGTATCCTCTTCCGAGGATAGACGAGTTGTTAGACCAACTAAAGGGAGCTAGTTGGTTTTCGAAGATTGATTTGGCATCAGGGTATCACCAAATTCCTATTGCCAAGTCAGACATCATGAAGATGGCGTTTCGGACGAGGAATGGGCAGTACGAGATTGTAGTTATGCCCTTTGGTCTAACGAACGCACCTGCGGTTTTCATGCGTTTGATGAATGAAGTGTTTCACGACTACCTCGACAAGTTCGTGATCATTTTCATTGATGACATCCTGGT GTTCATTGGTCCGTACAAGATCATCGGGAAAGTTGGTGAGGTAGCTTACCGTTTGGATCTGCCAGAGGATATGCGTCTACATCCTGTATTTCAAGTTTCCATGCTTCGGAAACATATACGGGATCCAAGTATTGTTGAACCCGAGAGACAAGAGGAGTTGAGGACAAACCTTACGTATCCGGAAGGACCGATCAGATTGGGAGAACGGCGTATTCGGAAGCTGAAGAATCGTGAGATTGCTCAAGTACAAGTGTTCTGGGGAAGACAAAACAGGATTCACGTTACTTGGGAAGATGAAGAGCGATTTAAAACTGATCACCCTGAGTTCTTCCGAGAGGATGCTGTGATGGAAGAAGGAGGCCCCTCAGAACCTTAG
- the LOC106332472 gene encoding transcription factor RAX3: MGRAPCCDKANVKKGPWSPEEDAKLKDYIENNGTGGNWIALPQKIGLRRCGKSCRLRWLNYLRPNIKHGGFSEEEDNIICNLYVTIGSRWSIIAAQLPGRTDNDIKNYWNTRLKKKLLNKQRKEYQEARMKQEMVMIKRQEQGQGQSNASKDLYLNNMFGSSPWPLLPQLPSPHHQVPLVMMEPTSCNYYQMTPSCNFEQKSLITLKNMVKTEEEPERTNPDHHHPEDSITNPFDFSFSQLLLDPNYYLESVGGEGELAITSSSTNSPLPNTSADHHQQQQEILQWFGSSNFQTEAVNDMFLNNNDIANLETNENTKFYGNLPVAGAAAALAGGTTSTSADQSTISWEDITSLVNSDDASYFNGPNHM; this comes from the exons ATGGGAAGAGCACCGTGTTGTGACAAGGCTAACGTGAAGAAAGGGCCTTGGTCTCCTGAAGAAGACGCAAAACTCAAAGATTACATCGAGAATAATGGCACAGGAGGCAACTGGATCGCGTTGCCTCAGAAGATTG GTCTAAGAAGATGTGGGAAGAGCTGCAGACTAAGGTGGCTCAACTATTTGAGACCAAACATCAAACATGGTGGCTTCTCTGAGGAAGAGGACAACATCATTTGTAATCTCTATGTTACCATTGGTAGCAG GTGGTCTATAATTGCTGCACAATTGCCTGGAAGAACAGACAATGATATCAAGAACTATTGGAACACGAGGCTGAAGAAGAAGCTTCTTAACAAACAAAGAAAAGAGTACCAAGAAGCTCGGATGAAGCAAGAGATGGTGATGATAAAGCGACAAGAACAAGGACAAGGCCAAAGTAATGCTAGTAAGGATCTTTATTTGAACAACATGTTTGGATCATCACCATGGCCATTACTACCTCAGCTTCCCTCTCCTCACCATCAAGTACCTCTTGTCATGATGGAACCAACAAGCTGCAATTACTATCAAATGACACCGTCTTGCAACTTCGAACAAAAGTCACTGATCACACTCAAGAACATGGTCAAGACTGAAGAAGAACCGGAGAGAACAAACCCTGATCATCATCACCCTGAAGATTCTATCACAAACCCTTTTGATTTCTCCTTCTCTCAGCTTTTGTTAGATCCTAATTACTACCTGGAGTCAGTAGGAGGAGAAGGAGAGCTTGCGATCACGAGTAGCAGCACCAACTCTCCATTACCAAACACAAGTGCTGATCACCATCAACAACAACAAGAGATTCTTCAATGGTTTGGGAGTAGTAATTTTCAGACAGAAGCAGTCAATGATATGTTCTTAAACAACAACGACATAGCAAATCTTGAGACCAACGAGAACACAAAATTCTATGGAAACTTGCCAGTGGCCGGAGCCGCAGCAGCTTTAGCCGGAGGAACGACGAGTACATCGGCGGATCAAAGCACAATAAGTTGGGAGGACATAACCTCTCTTGTCAATTCCGATGATGCAAGTTACTTCAATGGGCCAAATCATATGTAA